A genomic window from Vitis riparia cultivar Riparia Gloire de Montpellier isolate 1030 chromosome 18, EGFV_Vit.rip_1.0, whole genome shotgun sequence includes:
- the LOC117906658 gene encoding monooxygenase 2-like: protein MWSVVEWVGILTDLIIYVSICLQEALLLSIVMQKPWSRAEPHRLLSAITCPPSTLFRYFLLPQSSTGTTMEMNEDIIIVGAGIGGLTTCLGLHRLGLRSLVLESSDSLRVTGFALTTWKNAWRALDAVGVGDSIRQQHMQIQGLQVFSTISGQPTSEISFGGKWGIHEIRCVRRKVLLETLERELPRGSIRYSSKVVSIQESGYYKTVHLADGSVLKTKVLIGCDGVNSLVANWLGLDKPVDSGRSAVRGLVEFPDGHGLEPKFRQHFGNGVRHGVIPCGPTTLYWFLTFAPSVHGVDTEEMDQNPAKMKDFVLSKLGKVPQHIENVFEKTALDCMSCSPLKFRLPWKIATGHIYKGNVCVAGDALHPMTPDIGQGGCSAMEDGVVLARCLGEVLLRKPTREDGEGKDEECYKRISEGLEKYAKERRWRSFKLITTAYVVGLIQESDWKVVRFLRDKFLSGFLANLFLRMGDFDCGQLSIS from the exons ATGTGGTCTGTTGTTGAATGGGTTGGAATTCTAACTGATCTGATAATATATGTATCAATATGCTTGCAGGAGGCTTTACTGTTGTCTATTGTAATGCAAAAGCCATGG AGCCGTGCAGAACCACACAGGCTGCTTAGTGCCATCACTTGCCCTCCATCGACTCTCTTTCGATATTTTCTTCTCCCTCAAAGTTCTACAGGTACTACAATGGAAATGAATGAAGATATTATCATTGTGGGTGCTGGAATAGGGGGCCTGACCACATGTTTAGGACTTCACAG GTTGGGGTTGCGGAGCTTGGTTTTGGAATCATCAGACAGCTTGAGAGTTACAGGATTTGCACTCACAACATGGAAGAATGCTTGGAGGGCATTGGATGCTGTAGGCGTCGGTGATTCCATCAGACAACAGCATATGCAAATTCAGGG GCTCCAGGTTTTTTCTACAATTTCTGGACAGCCTACTTCAGAGATCTCATTCGGAGGCAAATG GGGAATCCATGAAATTCGCTGTGTAAGAAGGAAGGTGCTACTTGAAACCCTAGAGAGGGAGTTGCCTCGTGGCAGTATCAGGTATTCCTCCAAGGTGGTTTCCATCCAGGAATCAGGATACTACAAAACCGTGCACCTTGCAGATGGCTCCGTCCTGAAAACTAAG gTGTTAATCGGCTGCGATGGAGTTAATTCACTTGTGGCGAATTGGCTGGGTCTTGACAAACCGGTTGATTCCGGGCGTTCAGCCGTTAGAGGCCTTGTGGAGTTCCCAGATGGTCATGGATTGGAGCCCAAATTCCGTCAACACTTTGGAAATGGCGTTCGCCATGGTGTTATACCGTGTGGCCCCACTACCTTGTATTGGTTTCTCACTTTTGCTCCATCTGTCCACG GCGTAGACACTGAGGAAATGGATCAGAACCCAGCTAAGATGAAGGATTTTGTATTGAGTAAGCTTGGGAAAGTGCCCCAACATATAGAAAATGTGTTTGAGAAAACTGCATTGGACTGTATGTCCTGCTCTCCATTAAAGTTTAGGCTACCATGGAAAATAGCAACAGGCCATATCTACAAGGGCAATGTTTGTGTAGCAGGCGACGCGCTTCACCCGATGACACCTGATATCGGACAAGGGGGATGCTCTGCGATGGAAGATGGCGTTGTTCTGGCGAGGTGCCTTGGAGAAGTCTTACTGAGAAAACCCACCAGGGAAGATGGAGAAGGAAAAGATGAGGAATGTTACAAGAGGATCAGCGAGGGATTGGAGAAGTATGCAAAAGAGAGGAGATGGAGAAGTTTCAAGCTGATCACTACTGCATATGTGGTGGGTCTCATACAGGAGAGTGACTGGAAAGTGGTGAGATTCTTGAGAGACAAGTTTCTGTCGGGATTCTTGGCTAACCTCTTCTTGAGGATGGGTGATTTTGATTGCGGGCAACTCAGCATTTCTTAA